The Terriglobales bacterium sequence AATTCGCTCATCACGGCAGAAAAGTTGCTGCTTTCGAAGGCGCGCCGGATCTCGGGAGACGCGGCGATGGCGACTGCCTCCGCGCGCGCGTTCTCCCGGGCGTAGGTGGAGAGCATGGCGGCCACTTCGCCGGAGTTCTGGCCCATCTCCTCCACCGGGCCCGAGAACCATTTGTCGATGGAGCGGTTCATCAGCCCGTAGGCGAACATGAAGAGGAAGAGCACGGGAGTGAACGAGAGGATGAGCGCGCCCACCACCATGCGGGTGCGGAACTTCGAGCCCAGCACACCCAGGCGGCGTTCGGCGTAGAGCTTCAGCAGATGACGCAGCAGCACCACGCTCAGCGCCACCAGCAACAGGAAGATCAGGGCGGAGAGCGCCGCCAGCAGCAGCGTCTGCTGCGACGTGTCTGGCCGGAAGATAGGGTCGAAGGCCTGCTGCCAGAAGAGGAAGGTGAACAGCAGGAAGATGCCGATGGCCAGCAGCACCAGCGGCCACTTGCGGTGGCGCTTCTCGCCGGGTTCGCGGCTTGGGAGTTCGGGCAACACGCGGCTCTTCCCCCCGGACGCGCCAGGCATAGAGCCGATTGCAGGGATTCGCCGGGAGAGAAGTCACATTATAGTCCCTGCCAGTGGCTCTCGGAGCGCAGCTCAGCCGCCGGGCAGGAAGGGCGCGAGCGGGCAGTGCTCGCAGCGGGCCTCCGCCTTGCGGCAATATTGGTGTCCGACGGCGACCAGCAGGGCGTGCATCTGGTTGTAGCGGCGCGCTACGGGGGAGAATGTTGCAGAACTCATGCGGGAGGCCGGGTGCCGCGGCTGCTCGCCCAGTTGGTGCGGCTCGGGAACTCGCCGCAGGGCGCGCTCGAAGCTCCGGCGGACTTCGTCGTAGGGAGCGTGGAAGGAAAGAACCTGGTGGCGATCGAGGATGCGGCGGGTGTAGGCGTCCACTACGAAGACCGGATGCCCGCCGGCGTAGAGCAGGATGGAGTCGGCGGTCTCCGGGCCGATGCCATTGAGAGCCAGAAGCTCGGCGCGCAGTTCGGCCGTGGGGCGGGCGAACATCCGTTCCAGGCTGCCGTCGTAGTTCGCGTCCAGCCAGGCAACGAAGAGCTTCAACCGCCGTGCCTTCTGGCGGAAGTAGCCAGCGGGGCGGATCAGCCGCTGCAAGCGGGCTAATGGAATGCGGCGGATTCCCGCCACGCTCAACCGGCGGGCGTGGCGCAGGTTGGCAAGCGCCTGCTCCACGTTTCCCCAAGCCGTGTTCTGGGTGAGAAGGGCGCCAACGATGACCTCGAATCGGCTCTGCGCGGGCCACCAGTTCTGCGGTCCCCAGGCGCGCCGCAGGGCGCGGTAGAAGCCGCGGAGAGTGGGATTGGCGCTCATTTTTCGCAGTCCGGCGTTGACGATTCTAGTCCCTCCCGATTGACAATTTCTGTCACACGTCATACGATTCGCGAAAACCACTGCCAGCGGCAGCCTATGCCCCCCGGGGGGTGTGTTTAAGCGCTTCCGGGGGAGTATAGTTTCAGATTCATAATCATTACTCGGACAGGGAGTCGGACGTATGTCTCAGCGGCTGGGTGACCTTCTGGTCAAAGAGAAGGTCATCACGCAAGAACAGTTGGAAGCGGCGCTGAAAACCCAGAAGGAGACCAACGCCCGGCTGGGCTCGGTGCTGGTCAAGCTGGGCTACATGTCCGACGACGACGTGACCAACTTCCTGTCACGCCAGTACGGCGTGCCCGCCATCAACCTCTCCTACTTCGAAGTGGACCCCTCGGTGGTGAAGCTGATCCCGCAGGAGACCGCCAAGCGCTACCAGATCCTGCCGCTCAGCCGGGTGGGCGCGTCGCTGACCATCGCCATGGTGGATCCCACCAACGTCTTCGCCATGGACGACATCAAGTTCATGACCGGCTTCAACATCGAGCCCGTGGTGGCCTCGGAGAGCGCCATCATGGAAGGCATCGACAAGGCCTACGGTTCCACCCAGCAAGAGGACATGGAGAAGGTCATGCAGTCGGTGGCCGAGATGGGCGATGCCGACGTCGAGCTGCAGGCCGAAGAAGAGCAGATGGCGCTGAGCGAGTTGGAAAAATCTGCCGACGAAGCGCCCATCGTCAAGCTGGTGAACCTGATTCTCACCGACGCGGTGAAGCGTGGGGCCAGCGACATCCACATCGAGCCCTACGAAAAAGAGTACCGGGTGCGCTTCCGCATTGACGGCATGCTCTCGTCCATCATGAACCCGCCGTACAAGCTCAAGGACGCCATCACCTCGCGCATCAAGATCATGGCCAAGCTGGACATCAGCGAGAAGCGCCTGCCGCAGGACGGCCGCATCATGCTCAAGATGAACCTCGGCGGCAAGAAGAAGCAACTCGACTACCGGGTCAGCGTCCTGCCCACACTGTGGGGCGAGAAGATCGTGCTGCGGCTGCTGGACAAGGAGAACCTGCGCCTGGACATGACCAAGCTGGGCTTCGAACAGGAGTCGCTCACCAAGTTCGAGCGCGCCATCCTCAAGCCCTTCGGCATGGTGCTGGTCACCGGGCCCACGGGCTCGGGCAAGACCAACACCCTCTATTCCTCCATCGCGCGCCTGAACCAGCCCGACACCAACATCATGACCGCGGAGGATCCGGTGGAGTTCCAGCTCTCCGGGGTGAACCAGGTGCAGATGAAGGAGTCCATCGGGCTGAACTTCGCGGCGGCGCTGCGCTCCTTCCTGCGGCAGGACCCCAACATCATCCTGGTGGGAGAGATCCGCGACTTCGAGACGGCGGAGATCGCCATCAAAGCCGCGCTCACCGGACACCTGGTGCTCTCCACCCTGCACACCAACGGCGCGCCCGAGACCATCAGCCGCCTGATGAACATGGGCATTGAGCCTTTCCTGGTGGCCACCTCGGTGCACATGATCGTGGCCCAGCGGCTCATCCGGCGGATCTGCAAGGATTGCAGCGAGGAAGTGGACGTCCCGGTGCAAACCCTGATCGAGAACGGCTTCTCGCCCGAAGAGGCCAAGACCATCAAGATCCACAAAGGCAAGGGCTGCGGCGTGTGCAACAACAGCGGCTACAAGGGGCGCTGCGGACTCTACGAAGTGATGGAAGTGGACGACGAGATACGCGAGCTGATCCTGGTGGGCGCCTCGTCGCTGGAGCTGAAGAAGAAGGCCATCGAGCGCGGCATGATCACGCTGCGGCGCAGCGGCCTCATCAAGGTGATGGACGGCGCCACCACGCTGGAAGAAGTGGCGCGCGAAACCGTGCACTGATCTCTATCCTGGAAGGGGAAGGCGGATTCCGATATGGCGACGACGCTCAGTGACCTACTGAAGAAGATGCTGGAGATGAACGGCAGCGACCTGCACATCACCACCAACTCGCCGCCACAGGTCCGGGTGCACGGCCACCTCACGCCGCTGGACATGCCGCCGCTGACCCCGGCAGAGACCAAGCAACTGGCCTACAGCGTCCTGACCGACGCCCAGAAGCACCGCTTCGAGGAGAACCTGGAACTGGACTTCTCCTTTGGCCTGAAGGGCCTGGCGCGCTTCCGCGGCAACTGCTTCAACCAGCGCGGCGCCACCGGCGCCGTCTTCCGCGTCATCCCGTTTGAGATCAAGTCTTTCAACCAGCTCAATCTGCCGCAGGTGATTTCCAAGCTGTGCGAGAAGCCGCGCGGTCTCATCCTGGTGACCGGGCCGACGGGCTC is a genomic window containing:
- a CDS encoding base excision DNA repair protein, whose amino-acid sequence is MSANPTLRGFYRALRRAWGPQNWWPAQSRFEVIVGALLTQNTAWGNVEQALANLRHARRLSVAGIRRIPLARLQRLIRPAGYFRQKARRLKLFVAWLDANYDGSLERMFARPTAELRAELLALNGIGPETADSILLYAGGHPVFVVDAYTRRILDRHQVLSFHAPYDEVRRSFERALRRVPEPHQLGEQPRHPASRMSSATFSPVARRYNQMHALLVAVGHQYCRKAEARCEHCPLAPFLPGG
- the pilB gene encoding type IV-A pilus assembly ATPase PilB; this encodes MSQRLGDLLVKEKVITQEQLEAALKTQKETNARLGSVLVKLGYMSDDDVTNFLSRQYGVPAINLSYFEVDPSVVKLIPQETAKRYQILPLSRVGASLTIAMVDPTNVFAMDDIKFMTGFNIEPVVASESAIMEGIDKAYGSTQQEDMEKVMQSVAEMGDADVELQAEEEQMALSELEKSADEAPIVKLVNLILTDAVKRGASDIHIEPYEKEYRVRFRIDGMLSSIMNPPYKLKDAITSRIKIMAKLDISEKRLPQDGRIMLKMNLGGKKKQLDYRVSVLPTLWGEKIVLRLLDKENLRLDMTKLGFEQESLTKFERAILKPFGMVLVTGPTGSGKTNTLYSSIARLNQPDTNIMTAEDPVEFQLSGVNQVQMKESIGLNFAAALRSFLRQDPNIILVGEIRDFETAEIAIKAALTGHLVLSTLHTNGAPETISRLMNMGIEPFLVATSVHMIVAQRLIRRICKDCSEEVDVPVQTLIENGFSPEEAKTIKIHKGKGCGVCNNSGYKGRCGLYEVMEVDDEIRELILVGASSLELKKKAIERGMITLRRSGLIKVMDGATTLEEVARETVH